A region from the Streptomyces sp. 3214.6 genome encodes:
- a CDS encoding RNA polymerase sigma factor: MLFRIDQRHRDEDRALVQRFKAHPAPSPERDRAFGELLTRHRRLVLSYCRRWVDDPGLAEDVAQQVFLALWKGLDRMENPDGLHSWLRTVTHHQCTAQFAGPAQDRRPHRRLRPPEVLASHDQALFENAATVGEEEDSVLLALQVDQLGAVLDRFAGALPPRLQPVYRLHVREGWDGEELKRRLGVPDATMRRFKSDLLTEELARLLVTNLVAAEALDRGREASCGRLLDLLGERRSDEPLTRSLVLKVDKHLRQCTACEVREQHFRQEWRRALPLLVSSGLHEPESDHIELTAAAHDLARCGHQPPAGTVRRTGRRLAVALVVLLGTLAGGVAWQVDGGRSADTVLAGPDAPGSSGGRSSSGSAPDTGSSSPHSPDSGDGDGDSDSDGDRGAGSSAGKKTTPNGSNPSNHGKGGKDKKDGKGRADGNDGDDGDDGDDGGSGDRIGTDPSANPGDGPSPSAPGQTDPSPGPDPAPDPPPAELPPPHAPTPPSSAPAPPTPHKLVVHLNAPSAGGVSVAVNGAGLGTCSKAYEAPAKDCAYTVHVGDTVHLAPLNSLVTWGAPCAGGAPEALCEFLVAGDVTTSLTTSYNPG; encoded by the coding sequence ATGTTGTTCCGCATCGACCAGCGTCACCGTGACGAGGACAGGGCGCTGGTCCAGCGCTTCAAGGCACATCCAGCACCGTCACCGGAGCGCGACCGGGCGTTCGGTGAGCTTCTCACCCGCCACCGACGGCTGGTGCTCTCGTACTGTCGGCGCTGGGTCGACGATCCGGGCCTCGCCGAGGACGTCGCCCAGCAGGTGTTCCTGGCCCTGTGGAAGGGGCTGGACCGCATGGAGAACCCGGACGGGCTGCACAGCTGGCTGCGCACGGTCACCCACCACCAGTGCACCGCGCAGTTCGCCGGTCCTGCGCAGGACCGCAGGCCCCACCGCAGGCTTCGTCCCCCGGAGGTCCTCGCGTCACACGACCAGGCCCTGTTCGAGAACGCGGCGACGGTCGGCGAAGAGGAGGACAGCGTCCTGCTCGCCCTCCAGGTCGATCAGCTGGGCGCCGTCCTGGACCGGTTCGCGGGCGCCCTGCCTCCCCGGCTCCAGCCGGTCTACCGGCTGCATGTGCGCGAGGGCTGGGACGGAGAGGAGCTGAAGCGGCGGCTCGGGGTTCCGGACGCCACGATGCGCCGGTTCAAGTCCGACCTGCTGACGGAGGAGTTGGCGCGGCTCCTCGTCACCAACCTCGTCGCGGCTGAGGCTTTGGACCGCGGCAGGGAGGCATCCTGCGGCCGGCTGCTCGACCTGCTGGGCGAGCGGAGGTCCGATGAACCGCTGACGCGCTCCCTTGTCCTGAAGGTCGACAAGCACCTGCGGCAGTGCACCGCCTGCGAAGTCCGCGAGCAGCACTTCCGGCAGGAATGGCGTCGGGCGCTGCCCCTGCTCGTCAGCTCCGGCCTGCACGAGCCCGAGTCCGACCACATCGAGCTCACGGCTGCCGCGCACGACCTCGCCCGGTGCGGGCACCAGCCGCCTGCGGGGACGGTACGGCGTACGGGGCGCCGGCTCGCCGTCGCGCTGGTCGTCCTGCTGGGCACCCTCGCGGGCGGCGTGGCCTGGCAGGTGGACGGCGGGCGGTCCGCGGACACGGTCCTGGCCGGTCCCGACGCTCCCGGGTCGTCCGGCGGCCGATCGTCGTCGGGAAGCGCCCCGGACACCGGCTCGTCATCGCCCCACTCACCTGACTCCGGCGACGGCGACGGCGACAGCGACAGCGACGGCGACCGGGGCGCGGGGTCGAGCGCCGGGAAGAAGACGACTCCGAACGGGAGCAACCCCAGCAACCACGGGAAGGGTGGGAAGGACAAGAAGGACGGGAAGGGCAGGGCCGACGGGAACGACGGGGACGACGGGGACGACGGGGACGACGGCGGCTCGGGCGACCGCATCGGCACCGATCCCAGCGCCAATCCCGGCGACGGGCCCAGCCCCTCCGCCCCCGGCCAAACCGACCCCTCCCCAGGCCCCGACCCCGCACCCGACCCGCCGCCGGCCGAACTCCCGCCTCCGCACGCCCCAACGCCTCCTTCGTCGGCCCCCGCACCGCCGACGCCGCACAAGCTGGTCGTCCACCTCAACGCCCCTTCGGCCGGTGGTGTGAGCGTCGCGGTCAACGGCGCCGGGCTCGGTACGTGCTCCAAGGCCTACGAGGCGCCGGCGAAGGACTGCGCCTACACCGTCCACGTCGGTGACACCGTGCACCTCGCGCCGCTCAACAGCCTCGTCACCTGGGGCGCTCCCTGCGCCGGCGGAGCCCCGGAGGCCCTGTGCGAGTTCCTCGTCGCAGGGGATGTCACCACGAGCCTGACCACGAGTTACAACCCGGGCTGA
- a CDS encoding LPXTG cell wall anchor domain-containing protein: MSSARRPLLTATAAGTLLGALWFVPSANASQDAPARTETTTQVTTQARVASSTTSESSSESSSSQSSTSQSSSESSESAVGTAARTTADDGTRLADTGSFDTTPYVVGGTTLLALGAGFVVYSVRRERLGF; this comes from the coding sequence GTGTCATCCGCTCGCCGTCCGTTGCTGACCGCCACCGCCGCGGGGACCCTGTTGGGCGCCCTGTGGTTCGTCCCGTCCGCCAACGCGTCCCAGGACGCCCCGGCCAGAACGGAAACGACGACGCAGGTCACCACGCAGGCACGGGTCGCGTCGTCGACGACGTCCGAGTCGTCGTCGGAGTCGTCGTCATCGCAATCGTCGACCTCGCAATCGTCGTCGGAGTCCTCGGAGTCGGCAGTCGGGACGGCGGCCCGAACCACGGCCGACGACGGCACCCGGCTCGCCGACACCGGAAGCTTCGACACGACCCCGTACGTCGTCGGCGGGACCACGCTTCTCGCCCTCGGCGCCGGCTTCGTCGTTTATTCGGTTCGCCGGGAACGTCTGGGTTTTTGA
- a CDS encoding ABC transporter ATP-binding protein, translating to MYELRGVTKRYTRGKETVHALDGVDLTIPDGDRLVIQGPTGGGKSTLLQMIGALDRPSAGEVVLDGVDLAKLSEARLTKVRSENIGFVFQSFNLIPTLNAQENVETALVPLGVKPKERRERAAEALTSVGLGERIGHLPSEMSGGQQQRVAIARALVKQPKVLLADEPTGNLDESMRDEIMDVLHTMWKEHGLTFIMVTHDSSIAKKAPRLATIRKGRITVKENAASA from the coding sequence ATGTACGAACTCAGAGGTGTCACCAAGCGCTACACCCGGGGCAAGGAGACGGTCCACGCTCTGGACGGCGTCGACCTGACCATCCCGGACGGCGACCGGCTCGTCATCCAGGGCCCCACCGGCGGCGGCAAGTCCACACTGCTGCAGATGATCGGCGCGCTCGACCGGCCCTCCGCGGGCGAGGTCGTCCTCGACGGCGTCGACCTGGCCAAGCTCTCCGAGGCCAGGCTGACGAAGGTGCGCAGCGAGAACATCGGCTTCGTCTTCCAGTCCTTCAACCTCATCCCGACGCTCAACGCGCAGGAGAACGTCGAGACCGCCCTCGTCCCGCTCGGCGTGAAGCCCAAGGAGCGCCGCGAGCGGGCCGCCGAGGCGCTGACGTCGGTCGGCCTCGGCGAGCGGATCGGGCACCTGCCGTCCGAGATGTCCGGCGGCCAGCAGCAGCGCGTCGCCATCGCCCGCGCGTTGGTGAAGCAGCCGAAGGTGCTGCTCGCCGACGAGCCGACCGGCAACCTCGACGAGAGCATGCGCGACGAGATCATGGATGTGCTGCACACCATGTGGAAGGAGCACGGGCTGACCTTCATCATGGTCACCCACGACTCCTCGATCGCGAAGAAGGCGCCGCGCCTGGCGACGATCCGCAAGGGGAGGATCACGGTGAAGGAGAACGCGGCGTCGGCCTGA
- a CDS encoding ABC transporter permease, whose product MFFTYLRRELRRRRKAALVVASGLALGIALVIVVTSVSSGMGKAQDKVLQSLYGLGTDMTVTKAATPTANPSDRPRFRFDAQDNDSGAEQSTDRVLVQGFQTLSTATVTKVGKQSGVADAVGGLSLQVIKINGQFTRGQFQQNGGGSGSGGGTGGGQGGPGGGQGSGRPQGEVRGGGANFDVNNYSVYGTDVTQPALGPLTSSTITGGRTFKTTETDGKVAVLDSAYAKEKSLKVGSTLTISNVKFSVIGIATADSGDAAANVYIPLAQAQALSDSKNKVTTIYVKATDSQKIGNVKSTIQKNVSGTTVTTSADLADTVSGSLSTASSLATNVGKWLSIAVLIAAFLVAGLLTSSAVSRRVREFGTLKALGWKSGRVTRQVVGEAMVNGLLGGALGIALGLAGAYAVTAVSPTLQAQLGGGGGGQGGPGGGGGFGGFGRRAASKTLDVALTAPVSVTTVAIAVALAVAGGLIAGAFGGWRASRLRPADALRRVE is encoded by the coding sequence ATGTTCTTCACCTACCTGAGGCGCGAACTGCGCCGCCGCAGAAAAGCGGCACTCGTCGTCGCCTCCGGCCTCGCGCTGGGCATCGCGCTGGTCATCGTGGTCACCTCCGTGTCCTCCGGCATGGGGAAGGCCCAGGACAAGGTCCTGCAGTCGCTGTACGGCCTGGGTACGGACATGACGGTCACCAAGGCCGCGACGCCCACCGCGAACCCCTCGGACCGGCCGCGCTTCCGGTTCGACGCGCAGGACAACGACTCCGGCGCCGAGCAGAGCACCGACCGCGTCCTGGTGCAGGGCTTCCAGACCCTGTCCACCGCGACCGTCACCAAGGTCGGCAAGCAGAGCGGAGTCGCCGACGCGGTCGGCGGGCTGAGCCTTCAGGTCATCAAGATCAACGGCCAGTTCACCCGCGGCCAGTTCCAGCAGAACGGCGGCGGTAGCGGTAGCGGCGGCGGTACCGGCGGCGGCCAGGGTGGCCCCGGCGGCGGTCAGGGGAGCGGCCGGCCGCAGGGTGAAGTGCGGGGCGGCGGCGCCAACTTCGACGTCAACAACTACTCCGTCTACGGCACCGACGTCACCCAGCCCGCGCTCGGCCCGCTGACCTCCTCCACGATCACCGGCGGCCGTACCTTCAAGACCACCGAGACCGACGGCAAGGTCGCCGTCCTCGACTCCGCGTACGCCAAGGAGAAGTCGCTCAAGGTCGGCTCCACGCTCACCATCAGCAACGTCAAGTTCTCGGTGATCGGCATCGCCACGGCCGACAGCGGCGACGCCGCCGCCAACGTCTACATCCCGCTGGCCCAGGCCCAGGCCCTCAGCGACTCGAAGAACAAGGTCACCACGATCTACGTCAAGGCGACCGACTCCCAGAAGATCGGCAACGTCAAGTCGACGATCCAGAAGAACGTCTCGGGTACGACGGTGACGACCTCCGCCGACCTCGCCGACACCGTCTCCGGCTCTCTCTCCACGGCCTCCTCCCTCGCCACCAACGTCGGCAAGTGGCTGTCCATCGCCGTCCTGATCGCCGCCTTCCTGGTCGCCGGTCTGCTCACCTCCTCGGCGGTCTCCCGCCGTGTCCGTGAGTTCGGCACGCTGAAGGCGCTGGGCTGGAAGTCCGGCCGGGTCACCCGGCAGGTCGTCGGCGAGGCCATGGTCAACGGCCTGCTGGGCGGCGCCCTGGGCATCGCGCTCGGCCTGGCGGGCGCCTACGCCGTGACCGCCGTCAGCCCCACGCTGCAGGCCCAGTTGGGCGGTGGTGGCGGCGGCCAGGGCGGTCCCGGCGGTGGCGGCGGCTTCGGCGGGTTCGGGCGCCGGGCGGCGTCCAAGACCCTCGACGTCGCGCTGACCGCGCCGGTGAGCGTCACGACGGTGGCCATCGCGGTGGCTCTCGCCGTGGCCGGCGGTCTGATCGCCGGGGCGTTCGGCGGCTGGCGGGCGTCGCGGCTGCGCCCGGCGGACGCGCTGCGCCGCGTCGAGTAG
- a CDS encoding L,D-transpeptidase, translated as MEKRVMTDSRRRRGLMAASALLGGVLVLSACSGGDSGASDGGGSSSQAKADEAAAKKSSEAQIKITPADGSNNASINNSAAVTVSKGTLTTVTMTTAEGTAVQGTLSADKTSWKPNSQLERSTTYKVAASAKDSAGLEAHENASFTTVSPANSFIGNFTPEDGSTVGVGMPVSINFNKEITNKAAVQKGVTVTSTSGQEVVCHWFSTQRMDCRPKDYWKENSTVTLKLALDGVEGAKGVIGVQQKTVTFKIGRNQVSYVDAKTKQMKVTHNGAVIKTIPISAGSPDNKTYEGQMVMSEKFKETRMNGATVGFTDDDGKGEYDIKDVPHAIRLTNSGTFVHGNYWGAKSIFGSVNTSHGCVGLSDTKGANDTGTAGYWFYTNSIVGDVVVVSNTGDKTVAPDNGLNGWNMDWAQWKAGSAV; from the coding sequence ATGGAGAAGCGTGTGATGACGGACAGTAGGCGGCGTCGAGGTCTGATGGCCGCGTCCGCCCTGCTCGGCGGTGTTCTGGTGCTCTCTGCGTGTTCCGGCGGCGACAGTGGCGCCTCCGACGGCGGAGGCAGCTCCTCGCAGGCCAAGGCCGACGAGGCGGCGGCCAAGAAGTCCTCCGAGGCCCAGATCAAGATCACACCTGCGGACGGCTCGAACAACGCCTCCATCAACAACTCGGCGGCCGTCACCGTGAGCAAGGGCACGCTCACCACGGTGACGATGACCACCGCCGAGGGGACCGCCGTCCAGGGCACGCTCTCCGCCGACAAGACCAGCTGGAAGCCGAACAGCCAGTTGGAGCGGTCCACCACCTACAAGGTGGCGGCCAGCGCGAAGGACTCCGCGGGCCTGGAGGCCCACGAGAACGCCTCGTTCACCACGGTCTCCCCGGCCAACAGCTTCATAGGCAACTTCACGCCCGAGGACGGCTCGACCGTCGGCGTGGGCATGCCGGTGTCGATCAACTTCAACAAGGAGATCACCAACAAGGCGGCCGTCCAGAAGGGCGTCACTGTCACCTCCACCAGTGGCCAGGAGGTCGTCTGCCACTGGTTCTCCACCCAGCGCATGGACTGCCGGCCCAAGGACTACTGGAAGGAGAACTCCACCGTCACGCTGAAGCTCGCGCTCGACGGTGTGGAGGGCGCCAAGGGTGTCATCGGAGTCCAGCAGAAGACGGTCACCTTCAAGATCGGCCGCAACCAGGTCTCCTACGTCGACGCGAAGACCAAGCAGATGAAGGTCACGCACAACGGCGCGGTCATCAAGACCATCCCGATCTCCGCCGGCTCGCCTGACAACAAGACGTACGAGGGCCAGATGGTGATGTCGGAGAAGTTCAAGGAGACGCGCATGAACGGCGCGACCGTGGGCTTCACCGACGACGACGGCAAGGGCGAGTACGACATCAAGGACGTGCCGCACGCCATCCGCCTCACCAACTCCGGCACCTTCGTGCACGGCAACTACTGGGGCGCGAAGTCCATCTTCGGCTCGGTGAACACCAGCCACGGCTGCGTGGGTCTGTCCGACACCAAGGGCGCCAACGACACGGGCACGGCGGGCTACTGGTTCTACACCAACTCGATCGTCGGTGACGTCGTGGTCGTCTCCAACACCGGCGACAAGACGGTCGCGCCGGACAACGGCCTCAACGGCTGGAACATGGACTGGGCGCAGTGGAAGGCGGGTTCGGCCGTCTGA